One Hypnocyclicus thermotrophus DNA segment encodes these proteins:
- the rpmH gene encoding 50S ribosomal protein L34 — translation MKRTYQPNNRQRKKDHGFKKRMKTKSGRNVLKRRRAKGRKKLSA, via the coding sequence ATGAAAAGAACATATCAACCAAATAATAGACAAAGAAAAAAAGATCATGGATTTAAAAAAAGAATGAAAACTAAATCAGGAAGAAATGTATTAAAAAGAAGAAGAGCTAAAGGAAGAAAAAAATTATCAGCATAA
- the yaaA gene encoding S4 domain-containing protein YaaA yields MEIVKINTEFIKLDQLLKWINVVSSGVEAKIVIQDGLVKLNGEIETRRGKKIYNDDIIEVNGRKYKIVNK; encoded by the coding sequence ATGGAAATAGTAAAAATAAATACAGAATTTATAAAATTAGATCAATTATTAAAGTGGATTAATGTAGTATCAAGTGGAGTTGAAGCTAAAATAGTTATTCAAGATGGCTTGGTAAAATTAAATGGAGAAATAGAAACTAGAAGAGGAAAAAAAATATATAATGATGATATTATAGAAGTTAATGGTAGAAAATATAAAATAGTAAATAAATAA
- the yidD gene encoding membrane protein insertion efficiency factor YidD, translating to MKKILIFLIKIYQKIMSPILGNNCKYYPSCSNYSIEAIKEHGIIKGSILSIWRILRCNPWSHGGYDPVPKKNKKGGKNVNNSKSN from the coding sequence ATGAAAAAAATATTAATTTTTTTAATAAAAATTTATCAAAAAATAATGTCTCCAATACTTGGTAATAATTGTAAATATTATCCCAGTTGTTCAAATTATTCAATTGAAGCTATAAAAGAACATGGGATAATAAAGGGAAGTATTTTATCTATTTGGAGAATATTAAGATGTAATCCATGGAGTCATGGGGGATATGACCCAGTTCCAAAAAAAAATAAAAAAGGTGGGAAAAATGTCAATAATTCAAAATCTAATTAG
- the rnpA gene encoding ribonuclease P protein component, translating into MEKIRKNNEFQYIYSKGKKIYGYYILIYTLENNLNKKRFGIVVSKKNGNAVCRNRIKRLIRESIRLNLIKFKDNYDYIIIAKKNAGNNIEKLNLKVIEKDLIKILNRNFK; encoded by the coding sequence ATGGAAAAAATAAGAAAAAATAATGAGTTTCAATATATATATTCAAAAGGAAAAAAAATCTATGGATACTATATTTTGATATATACATTAGAAAATAATTTAAATAAAAAAAGATTTGGAATTGTAGTAAGTAAAAAAAATGGAAATGCTGTTTGTAGAAATAGAATAAAAAGGCTTATTAGAGAATCTATAAGATTAAATTTAATAAAATTTAAAGATAACTATGATTATATAATTATAGCTAAAAAAAATGCTGGAAATAACATAGAAAAATTAAATTTAAAAGTTATAGAAAAAGATTTAATAAAAATATTAAATAGGAATTTTAAATGA
- a CDS encoding YidC/Oxa1 family membrane protein insertase yields the protein MSIIQNLIREIILMIYNVTKSYGLAIIGVTLLIKLILLPLTLKQDKAMKDMKKIQPEIDKLREKYKDDPQELNKQTMELYKEHKVNPFGSCLPLLIQLPFLWGIFGVLKQTPEAVTNVNFLFWNLTKTDPYYVLPVLNALVTFFQQKVMSNSTTQNDQMKAMQYTFPIMILFFSLSMPTGLQLYWLLSSLISTAQQYFLINKGDDKGENQQK from the coding sequence ATGTCAATAATTCAAAATCTAATTAGAGAAATAATATTAATGATCTATAACGTAACGAAAAGTTATGGATTAGCTATTATCGGAGTAACACTATTAATAAAACTTATTTTGTTACCTCTTACCTTAAAACAAGATAAAGCTATGAAGGATATGAAAAAAATACAACCTGAGATAGATAAATTAAGAGAAAAATATAAAGATGATCCTCAGGAATTAAATAAGCAAACAATGGAATTATATAAAGAGCACAAAGTAAATCCTTTTGGATCTTGTTTACCATTATTAATACAGTTACCATTTTTATGGGGAATATTTGGAGTATTAAAACAAACGCCAGAAGCTGTAACTAACGTTAATTTTTTATTTTGGAATTTAACGAAAACAGATCCATATTATGTATTACCTGTATTAAATGCATTGGTTACATTTTTTCAACAAAAAGTTATGTCAAATAGTACAACTCAAAATGATCAAATGAAAGCTATGCAATATACATTCCCAATAATGATATTGTTTTTCTCATTAAGTATGCCAACAGGGCTACAATTATACTGGTTATTATCAAGTTTAATTTCAACAGCCCAACAGTATTTTTTAATAAATAAAGGGGATGATAAGGGTGAAAATCAACAAAAGTAA
- the jag gene encoding RNA-binding cell elongation regulator Jag/EloR codes for MKINKSNLITLEIKAKNEEEAIEKFILDTNIIRKDYEIELEIIKKGISILGIISTNNLYNIKATKKNKIEELVIKKTKELLEKMNLDLEIEITKSKEHFIAINLYGSDNGIIIGKKGKTLNSFEFLLNTLIKGCKVEVDVEGFKEKRAETLRELARKMAEKAIRTNKTIKLNSMPPRERKIIHEVINTYEELDTYSEGKDPKRYIVIKKKKVG; via the coding sequence GTGAAAATCAACAAAAGTAATTTAATAACTTTGGAAATTAAAGCGAAAAATGAAGAAGAAGCAATAGAAAAATTTATATTGGATACAAATATAATAAGAAAAGATTATGAAATAGAATTAGAAATAATAAAAAAAGGAATATCAATATTAGGAATTATTTCTACGAATAATTTATATAATATAAAAGCAACAAAAAAAAATAAAATAGAAGAATTAGTAATAAAAAAAACAAAAGAATTGCTAGAAAAAATGAATTTAGATTTAGAAATAGAAATTACAAAATCAAAAGAACATTTTATAGCGATAAATTTATATGGTTCTGATAATGGTATTATTATTGGAAAAAAAGGAAAAACTTTAAATAGTTTTGAATTTTTATTAAATACTTTAATAAAGGGTTGTAAAGTAGAAGTTGATGTAGAAGGATTTAAAGAAAAAAGAGCAGAAACATTAAGAGAACTTGCAAGAAAAATGGCAGAAAAAGCAATAAGAACTAATAAAACAATAAAGTTAAATTCTATGCCACCAAGAGAAAGAAAAATAATTCATGAAGTAATAAATACTTATGAAGAGCTTGATACATATAGTGAAGGAAAAGATCCAAAAAGATATATTGTAATAAAAAAAAAGAAAGTTGGTTAG
- a CDS encoding chromosomal replication initiator DnaA — MILKEEKEIFELDEYNIDTSGDLTKDAVREIDHFDMEEKSLPNIEVKEMIIKETGNFLNLKENIINIPIEMIVFPFFTPQKQNKRVNFKYSFQDLGVTMYCTLVSKDESDKVFQPSIFEEKIYNYLISMYEQKREINDTDEYIEFEISDFICGFLGNKMNRAYYSKVEQSLKNLKNTEYQFVISNHSKLGKYKFEDEEFKLLTYQKLKLGKKVFYRVTLNKNIRKKIKDKRYIKYNSKNLLEIIDKDVVASRIYKYISKIRYSKIEDEIPLKTLAAIIPLKTEQIVSRINKKGEKRRYKLSRVKQIKKRIEKAFNVLIKLGYIKSVKIYDKKGEIVVKYQFNIEKDNKCHVSSYIGNKIPKLERVPYEKNNEIDINRYKVEEAIIIDNQDILKAKIKKAKQNMYISKLWNKRVDNKIKRLVKQKGEEFVVKILDILYTQVNYEIRTTLVQYINGIVNNLEKNSDIVEETIKVEDNLTLFEQEKKENKGNKTKELSDEEIKKIFNSLDELEKASIEKQALEICEKREKVSIEFLIKLKNQNQNIYMLTILKFIGEILIERNLV; from the coding sequence ATGATCTTAAAAGAAGAAAAAGAAATATTTGAATTAGATGAATATAATATTGATACATCTGGTGATTTAACAAAAGATGCAGTAAGAGAAATAGATCATTTTGATATGGAAGAAAAATCATTACCAAATATAGAAGTAAAAGAAATGATTATAAAAGAAACAGGAAATTTTTTAAATTTAAAAGAAAATATAATTAATATACCTATTGAAATGATAGTTTTTCCTTTTTTTACGCCTCAAAAACAAAATAAACGTGTTAATTTTAAATATTCTTTTCAAGATTTAGGTGTAACAATGTACTGTACATTAGTTAGTAAAGATGAAAGTGATAAGGTTTTTCAACCATCTATTTTCGAAGAAAAAATATATAATTATCTTATTTCAATGTATGAACAAAAAAGAGAAATTAATGATACTGATGAATATATAGAATTTGAAATATCTGATTTTATTTGTGGTTTTTTAGGAAATAAAATGAATAGAGCATATTACTCTAAAGTAGAACAATCTTTGAAAAATCTTAAAAATACAGAGTATCAATTTGTAATATCAAATCATAGTAAATTAGGAAAATATAAATTTGAAGATGAAGAATTTAAACTTTTAACTTATCAAAAATTAAAATTAGGAAAAAAAGTTTTTTATAGAGTAACACTTAATAAAAATATAAGAAAAAAAATAAAAGATAAAAGATATATTAAATATAACTCTAAAAATCTTTTAGAAATTATTGATAAAGATGTAGTAGCTTCTAGAATATATAAATATATAAGTAAAATAAGATATAGTAAAATAGAAGATGAAATACCACTAAAAACTTTGGCGGCGATAATTCCTTTAAAGACAGAACAAATTGTAAGTAGAATAAATAAAAAAGGTGAAAAAAGACGATATAAATTAAGTAGAGTAAAACAGATAAAAAAAAGAATAGAGAAAGCTTTTAATGTATTAATAAAATTAGGTTATATAAAAAGTGTAAAAATATATGATAAAAAAGGTGAAATAGTAGTTAAATATCAATTTAATATAGAAAAAGATAATAAATGTCACGTATCTTCGTATATTGGTAATAAGATACCTAAACTAGAAAGAGTACCATATGAGAAAAATAATGAGATAGATATTAATAGATATAAGGTTGAAGAAGCTATTATTATTGATAATCAAGATATATTAAAAGCAAAAATAAAAAAAGCTAAACAAAATATGTATATTTCAAAATTATGGAATAAAAGAGTAGATAATAAAATAAAAAGATTAGTAAAACAAAAAGGAGAAGAGTTTGTAGTTAAAATTTTAGATATTTTATATACTCAAGTAAATTATGAGATTAGAACTACTTTAGTTCAATATATTAATGGAATAGTAAATAATTTAGAAAAAAATAGTGATATAGTAGAAGAAACTATTAAAGTAGAAGATAATTTAACTCTTTTTGAACAAGAAAAAAAAGAAAATAAAGGAAATAAAACAAAAGAGTTATCTGACGAAGAAATAAAAAAAATATTTAATTCTTTAGATGAATTAGAAAAAGCATCAATAGAAAAACAAGCATTAGAAATTTGTGAGAAAAGAGAAAAAGTATCAATAGAATTTTTAATAAAATTAAAAAATCAAAATCAAAATATATATATGCTTACTATATTAAAATTTATAGGAGAAATACTGATAGAAAGAAATTTAGTATAA